A genomic window from Schistocerca gregaria isolate iqSchGreg1 unplaced genomic scaffold, iqSchGreg1.2 ptg000818l, whole genome shotgun sequence includes:
- the LOC126322534 gene encoding uncharacterized protein LOC126322534, protein MSFEQFGILTGIQYPVSFGESMLQLANGETHPDVSLHSFQYHFMKQSIDRTKPASILVTSDNSVEKCVIEFKNSSGQTAGIFKGNLVKHQPKECVLIFDGTQFRIEHTVSGAIGLKDSLGHFDRHGTRHAKVPDSNEAVLSNSLPLQKTSPTHASSPNLSDSGEAKQADASKKMKFVLPTSEPSQSEPSSPLSGTSSDAAANQKPIKITFSKRPRNGQPYPCKASPVNAVSPSMLSPVEESEVPSSATRNPSDTAEHPAQNQDYFNSSTRPNEGICLENLDIARQIDSSDEDSDDNSFDSSDSSSD, encoded by the exons aTGAGTTTCGAACAATTTGGAATCCTCACAGGAATACAATACCCAGTGTCTTTCGGCGAATCCATGCTCCAGCTAGCAAACGGCGAAACTCACCCGGACGTATCGCTTCATTCATTTCAAT ACCATTTTATGAAACAGTCCATAGACAGAACGAAGCCCGCCTCCATACTGGTCACATCGGATAACTCGGTCGAAAAATGCGTAATCGAATTTAAGAATTCATCT GGACAAACAGCTGGTATTTTCAAAGGAAACTTAGTAAAACACCAACCAAAGGAATGTGTACTCATCTTTGATGGTACACAGTTTCGAATCGAGCACACCGTCTCTGGTGCTATAGGGCTCAAAGATAGTCTTGGTCACTTTGACCGCCATGGCACCAGGCATGCCAAAGTCCCCGACTCAAATGAGGCCGTTCTTTCTAATTCTTTGCCGCTGCAAAAAACGTCCCCTACCCACGCGAGCAGTCCAAATCTATCTGATTCGGGCGAGGCGAAACAGGCAGACGCCTCCAAAAAAATGAAGTTCGTGTTGCCGACTAGCGAACCAAGTCAATCAGAACCGTCATCTCCGCTCAGCGGAACTTCCTCAGATGCGGCTGCCAATCAGAAACCTATTAAAATCACTTTTTCGAAGAGGCCCAGAAATGGCCAACCTTATCCCTGCAAGGCCTCCCCCGTCAACGCGGTTTCTCCCAGCATGCTGTCACCTGTCGAAGAAAGTGAAGTCCCTAGTTCAGCAACCAGAAACCCGTCCGATACAGCTGAGCACCCTGCTCAGAATCAGGACTACTTTAACTCTAGCACTCGACCCAACGAGGGAATATGCTTGGAAAATTTAGATATAGCCAGACAGATCGATAGTTCAGACGAAGACAGCGACGATAATAGTTTTGACAGCTCTGATTCAAGTTCTGATTGA
- the LOC126322536 gene encoding uncharacterized protein LOC126322536 — protein sequence MSDNYDNENSESFQKAASGASLSYPVQCSSLRKNGFVLIKGFPCKIVEMSTSKTGKHGGAKVHLVGIDIFNGKKYEELCPSTHNMEVPNVVRTDCQLIDIHDDNFVSLLLDDGSTKDDLSLPTGELGENIKNAFESGKDLLVNVQSAMGQEAIISFKENTNNR from the exons ATGTCGGACAACTATGATAATGAGAATAGCGAGAGCTTCCAGAAGGCCGCCTCAGGAGCCTCCCTCTCTTACCCCGTTCAATGTTCATCACT CCGCAAGAATGGATTCGTTCTTATCAAG GGTTTCCCTTGCAAAATAGTGGAGATGTCAACGTCAAAAACGGGAAAGCACGGAGGCGCAAAGGTGCACCTAGTCGGGATTGATATTTTTAACGGAAAGAAATACGAAG AGTTGTGCCCGTCAACACACAACATGGAAGTCCCAAACGTAGTGAGGACCGATTGCCAG CTCATCGACATTCACGACGACAACTTCGTCTCCCTTCTCCTCGACGATGGGTCAACTAAGGACGATCTATCGCTCCCAACCGGAGAACTCGGCGAAAACATCAAAAATGCCTTCGAAAG CGGTAAGGATTTGTTGGTTAATGTACAATCTGCCATGGGACAAGAGGCGATCATCTCGTTCAAGGAAAACACCAACAACCGATAA
- the LOC126322535 gene encoding vacuolar protein sorting-associated protein 28-like yields the protein MTTEALERLYTRDGISKTEYREHCKKLITQFRSTLRLENVGDVRSFMDKYCMNNCPLAYHRLVEVGVPDAEESNGSFNKLIAETVQYFITISDCVKLRMVAVDEIHSLFDALMDRLKSFTMSPDSEAITRVQKWLGKLNTMNVYDKLDEDQERQMAFDIGLAYETFYKYLGTI from the exons ATGACGACTGAAGCCCTAGAGAGGCTTTACACCAGAGACGGGATCTCTAAGACCGA GTACAGAGAACACTGCAAAAAGCTCATTACACAATTCCGAAGCACCCTGCGACTAGAAAATGTTGGAGACGTAAGGAGCTTTATGGACAAGTACTGCATGAACAACTGCCCTCTAGCTTACCACAGGCTGGTGGAAGTCGGCGTTCCGGACGCAGAGGAGTCCAACGGAAGCTTCAATAAGCTGATCGCCGAGACAGTACAATATTTCATTACGATTTCCGACTGCGTGAAGCTGAGAATGGTGGCGGTGGACGAAATCCACTCCCTTTTCGACGCTCTGATGGACCGGCTGAAAAGTTTCACTATGTCTCCAGACTCTGAAGCGATAACAAGAGTCCAGAAGTGGCTAGGAAAGCTCAACACAATGAATGTGTACGACAAGTTGGATGAGGATCAGGAGCGGCAGATGGCGTTCGATATCGGCCTCGCTTACGAGACGTTTTACAAGTATCTGGGTACCATCTAG
- the LOC126322575 gene encoding uncharacterized protein LOC126322575, with translation MKVKIHSVTGNFVEEFSSEVTVETVKAVLKSRVMGADEKAELDFSRHALVLRGRIVGNWLTLKDLDLKPSDFLVYLYPLVPQRLVTEALPKRCSAKPLLPDVESMVAEDAKLDQELQDAAHANKSEGPSRDGPGLEQVDPRVRVLRRIRAAIEEGKCTLSVTSTEYYLQKRFDCYTCGLQGDQGCCESCLKNCHRGHLLSSHAESKICNFFCDCPLVCECKCYNSN, from the exons ATGAAAGTGAAGATACACTCGGTCACCGGAAACTTTGTCGAAGAGTTTAGCAGTGAGGTGACG GTGGAAACCGTCAAGGCCGTTTTGAAGTCCAGAGTGATGGGAGCGGATGAGAAGGCAGAACTCGATTTTTCCAGACATGCCTTGGTCCTTCGTGGACGCATCGTTGGAAACTGGTTGACGCTGAAGGATTTAGATCTGAAGCCGTCGGATTTTCTGGTGTATTTGTACCCA CTCGTCCCTCAGAGGCTGGTGACCGAAGCGCTGCCGAAGCGTTGCTCCGCGAAGCCGCTGCTGCCGGACGTGGAGAGCATGGTGGCCGAGGACGCCAAGTTGGACCAAGAGTTGCAGGATGCCGCTCACGCCAACAAGAGCGAGGGGCCTTCTAGAGACGGCCCCGGCTTGGAGCAAGTGGACCCCAGGGTTCGGGTTTTGAGGAGGATCAGGGCTGCCATCGAGGAGGGGAAGTGCACTTTGTCGGTTACTTCTACGGAGTATTACTTGCAAAAGCGTTTTGATTGCTACACATGTGGCCTGCAAGGCGATCAAGGGTGCTGCGAGTCTTGCTTGAAGAACTGCCACAGGGGACACTTGCTCTCTTCTCACGCAGAGTCGAAAATTTGCAACTTTTTTTGCGACTGTCCACTCGTGTGCGAGTGCAAATGTTACAACAGCAATTAG